In the Malus domestica chromosome 16, GDT2T_hap1 genome, one interval contains:
- the LOC103403007 gene encoding probable xyloglucan endotransglucosylase/hydrolase protein 33 — MAFFHGKIHFWCVLILCCMSLLVSSDRRYTSPSVPRLTDVFPRVSIDRGFSKVFGGSNIQVINGSMATLALDKNSGSGLASVNKFHYGFFSAAIKLPAGLTSGVVVAFYLSNADVFPHNHDEIDIELLGHDKRNDWVIQTNIYANGSVNTGREEKFYLWFDPTLQHHQYSIIWNNHHTVFLVDNVPVREFQHSSSFFPSKPMSVYATIWDASEWATHGGKYPVNYKYAPFRVSFAEMEMSGCISNPTGTVTSCARSNPSSVDPVEGPEFVKLSSQQSGAMDWARSKLMFYSYCKDTKRFKVMPPECK; from the exons ATGGCATTCTTCCATGGAAAAATACACTTCTGGTGTGTTTTGATCTTGTGTTGTATGTCTTTGTTGGTTTCCTCCGACAGGCGCTACACGAGTCCTAGCGTTCCTCGTTTAACCGACGTTTTTCCCCGTGTCTCGATTGATAGAGGGTTTTCCAAAGTTTTTGGAGGCTCAAATATTCAGGTCATCAATGGATCCATGGCCACTCTTGCTCTTGACAAAAACTCAG GATCTGGATTGGCATCGGTAAACAAATTTCACTATGGATTCTTCAGTGCTGCTATCAAGCTGCCTGCTGGTCTCACTTCTGGGGTTGTAGTGGCTTTCTAT CTGTCTAATGCAGATGTGTTCCCTCACAATCATGATGAGATAGACATAGAACTCTTGGGCCACGATAAAAGAAATGATTGGGTCAtccaaacaaatatatatgcaaatggAAGCGTAAACACAGGAAGAGAGGAGAAATTCTATCTCTGGTTTGACCCAACACTACAGCACCATCAGTACAGCATCATCTGGAACAACCATCATACAGT GTTTCTAGTGGACAACGTCCCAGTGAGGGAGTTTCAGCACAGCAGTTCATTTTTCCCATCAAAACCCATGTCAGTTTACGCAACAATATGGGATGCATCAGAGTGGGCAACTCATGGAGGAAAATATCCAGTTAACTATAAGTATGCACCATTTAGGGTTTCGTTTGCAGAGATGGAGATGAGTGGCTGCATATCCAATCCCACCGGAACAGTGACGTCGTGTGCTCGGAGCAATCCCTCGAGCGTGGACCCCGTCGAGGGGCCGGAGTTTGTTAAGTTGTCTAGCCAACAAAGTGGCGCAATGGATTGGGCAAGAAGTAAACTCATGTTTTACTCTTACTGTAAAGATACAAAAAGGTTTAAAGTTATGCCACCAGAGtgcaaataa
- the LOC103403006 gene encoding U-box domain-containing protein 19-like, giving the protein MIQRSNGSGRRILTYPAVHPCEAISPQTLLASLITLTCNICSFKSKVFASNARNAREIIRQIGVVRVFLEAVRDESSGLPASAVLTLSELHLAFQKVQFLLEDLARDDARVWMLMKSGCVASQFRVLSRAMGTALDVLPLASVDASVEVKEHVELVARQARKTGYEVDPDDIRVVEAVRSVLAGLEKGVAPGKGDLKWVLEFLGIRKWSRCEKQVKFLDSEIGFENLSQEKRDVGLLSSLKGLLCYCRCVLFDVVDGEPGRRPETKCSGAGVAVDCLNSEDFRCPISLEIMVDPVTIATGQSYDRSSIEKWFRAGNPICPKTGEKLKNTEVVPNLALKRLIQQHCYENGVAFTDSGHRNRDSGRTRLAVAGSLAAEGAMKMVAEFLNGWLEFGTVEEQNKAAYEIRLLSKSSIFNRSCLVEAGVVPHLLKLLCSADSGIQENAIASLLNLSKYLKSKAVIVENRGLDLIVGVVKKGLRLEARQHAAGTLFYLSSVEEYRRLIGENADAIPALVELIKDGTDRAKKNALVAIFGLINHPANHRRVIVAGVVPLLVNVLTSFDSEALVTDALAILSTLAEKPDGSVAISNCKALDTIVGILNSSIPRAGKEFCVSLLLALCVNGSGDVVALLVKSPSLMGPLYSQLSEGTSRASKKASALIRVLHEFHERRSSGSMSPVPQERFIHVR; this is encoded by the coding sequence ATGATTCAGAGATCAAACGGGTCAGGTCGCCGGATTCTGACGTACCCGGCGGTTCATCCGTGCGAAGCCATATCTCCGCAGACACTCCTGGCGTCACTCATCACTCTCACCTGCAACATTTGCTCTTTCAAGTCGAAAGTCTTCGCCAGCAACGCCCGAAACGCCCGAGAAATCATCCGACAAATTGGTGTCGTCCGGGTTTTTCTCGAAGCGGTTAGAGATGAATCGTCGGGTCTTCCGGCCTCCGCAGTTCTGACCTTGTCGGAGCTCCACTTGGCCTTCCAGAAAGTTCAGTTCTTGCTGGAAGACTTGGCCCGGGATGACGCCAGGGTATGGATGCTGATGAAGTCGGGTTGCGTGGCGAGTCAGTTTAGGGTCTTGAGTCGGGCCATGGGCACGGCTCTCGATGTTCTGCCTCTCGCGTCGGTCGACGCCTCCGTTGAGGTCAAGGAGCACGTGGAATTGGTGGCCAGGCAAGCGCGAAAGACGGGGTATGAAGTCGACCCGGATGATATTCGTGTCGTGGAGGCGGTGAGGTCCGTTTTGGCCGGGTTAGAGAAAGGAGTTGCTCCGGGCAAGGGGGATCTGAAATGGGTTCTCGAGTTCCTCGGGATTAGGAAATGGAGCAGGTGTGAGAAGCAAGTCAAGTTCTTGGATTCGGAAATTGGGTTCGAGAATTTGAGCCAGGAGAAGAGAGATGTGGGATTGTTGAGCAGCCTGAAGGGTTTGCTTTGCTATTGTCGATGTGTGTTGTTTGATGTTGTGGATGGTGAACCGGGTCGAAGACCCGAGACCAAATGCAGCGGCGCCGGCGTGGCGGTGGATTGCCTCAATTCAGAAGATTTCCGTTGCCCGATATCGCTGGAAATCATGGTTGATCCGGTCACGATAGCAACAGGGCAGAGCTACGATCGGTCTTCGATTGAGAAATGGTTCAGAGCTGGCAATCCCATTTGTCCCAAGACGGGGGAGAAGCTCAAGAACACGGAGGTGGTGCCGAATTTGGCGCTAAAGCGATTGATCCAGCAGCATTGTTACGAAAATGGTGTTGCATTTACTGATTCGGGTCACCGAAATCGCGACAGCGGGAGGACTAGGCTTGCAGTTGCTGGGAGTTTGGCAGCTGAGGGAGCCATGAAAATGGTGGCCGAGTTTCTTAATGGATGGCTTGAGTTTGGGACAGTAGAAGAGCAGAACAAGGCTGCTTATGAAATCCGGCTTCTTTCGAAATCAAGCATTTTTAACAGGTCTTGTTTGGTTGAAGCCGGTGTGGTTCCACATTTGTTGAAACTGTTATGTTCAGCAGATTcagggattcaagaaaatgcCATCGCCTCCTTGTTGAATCTTTCGAAGTATTTGAAAAGCAAGGCTGTGATTGTCGAAAATCGTGGTCTGGATTTGATTGTAGGTGTGGTGAAGAAAGGTCTCAGATTAGAGGCTCGTCAGCATGCTGCTGGCACATTGTTTTACCTCTCTTCGGTCGAGGAGTACAGGAGATTGATTGGAGAAAATGCAGATGCCATACCGGCATTGGTGGAGTTGATCAAGGATGGAACTGATAGGGCCAAGAAAAACGCATTGGTTGCGATTTTCGGGCTCATTAATCACCCGGCAAATCATAGGAGGGTGATAGTAGCAGGGGTAGTTCCTCTGCTTGTTAATGTCTTAACATCATTTGATAGTGAAGCTCTCGTCACAGATGCTCTGGCAATTCTTTCAACTCTCGCAGAGAAACCTGATGGATCCGTTGCAATTTCAAATTGCAAAGCTTTGGATACGATTGTAGGGATCCTGAATTCCTCCATTCCTAGGGCAGGGAAGGAGTTCTGCGTGTCTTTGTTGCTTGCTCTTTGCGTAAATGGCAGTGGAGATGTGGTTGCTCTTCTAGTGAAGAGCCCTTCGCTTATGGGACCTTTGTATTCTCAACTCAGTGAAGGCACGTCTCGAGCAAGCAAAAAGGCCAGTGCTCTCATCAGGGTCCTGCATGAGTTCCATGAAAGAAGGTCATCCGGCTCAATGTCTCCGGTTCCACAAGAGCGATTCATTCACGTTAGGTAA